A window from Chlamydia gallinacea 08-1274/3 encodes these proteins:
- a CDS encoding MazG nucleotide pyrophosphohydrolase domain-containing protein — protein sequence MPQGYDFSKLIDLSRKMVMDGVCPWTDKQDALSLIECILKECEELIEAIHQGHSNKEITSEAGDILMLVFVLCFKLEFLKMTSVNGVIHEAFSKIQRRAPHVFSSKAISYEEARQAWLLGKLKEKSEK from the coding sequence ATGCCACAAGGTTATGATTTTTCTAAGTTAATTGATTTATCTAGGAAAATGGTCATGGATGGGGTATGTCCCTGGACGGATAAGCAAGATGCTTTGTCTTTAATTGAATGTATTCTTAAAGAGTGCGAAGAACTTATAGAAGCTATTCATCAGGGCCATTCAAATAAAGAAATTACTTCGGAAGCGGGTGATATTCTCATGTTAGTTTTTGTTCTGTGTTTTAAGTTAGAATTTCTTAAAATGACTTCTGTCAATGGGGTAATTCACGAAGCTTTTTCTAAGATTCAACGACGAGCCCCTCATGTGTTTTCCAGTAAAGCGATTTCTTATGAGGAAGCACGACAAGCATGGCTTCTAGGGAAACTGAAAGAAAAAAGCGAAAAATAA
- a CDS encoding CPBP family intramembrane glutamic endopeptidase encodes MITSFYLLLLSLALACFASHNFFLWPKPAGKTPLQLYHVLWGVVLLFLPGILPFITGSYSEVVARSLHGIFLVCAFIFYLLGLPIDVTRSVIYSANQPLATFSSAIVSAFRMWIIFLPMPTIIGYILNVFLTFLFSKEIFHEQILTQEVQQSLTSTTYDQGFFLSLSILVPFAEEIFFRGFLQTFLKNKMRREYALIYTSIIFALAHLEHSLGSLLFVPILFLFSLCAGFLYEKERHIAAPITFHILFNSTSIVMLFLRNY; translated from the coding sequence ATGATTACTTCTTTTTATTTATTGTTGTTATCCTTAGCATTAGCATGCTTTGCCTCACATAATTTTTTCTTATGGCCCAAGCCTGCAGGGAAAACTCCTCTACAACTATACCATGTTCTCTGGGGCGTAGTCCTTTTATTCCTCCCCGGTATCCTTCCATTTATCACAGGATCCTATTCAGAAGTTGTTGCCCGTTCACTACATGGCATATTCTTAGTTTGTGCTTTTATATTTTATCTTTTAGGGTTACCTATTGATGTTACCCGTAGTGTTATTTACTCAGCCAACCAACCTCTAGCAACATTCTCCTCAGCTATAGTTTCAGCCTTTCGCATGTGGATTATTTTCCTGCCAATGCCGACCATCATTGGGTACATTTTAAATGTTTTTTTAACTTTTTTATTCTCTAAAGAAATATTTCATGAGCAAATTCTTACTCAAGAAGTTCAGCAAAGTTTAACTTCAACAACATATGATCAGGGATTTTTTTTAAGTTTAAGCATCCTAGTCCCCTTTGCTGAGGAAATTTTTTTCCGAGGCTTCTTACAAACCTTTTTAAAAAATAAAATGCGGAGAGAGTATGCTCTTATCTATACCTCAATTATATTCGCACTTGCTCATTTAGAGCATTCCCTAGGATCTTTGCTCTTCGTGCCTATCCTTTTTCTTTTCTCTCTGTGCGCGGGATTTCTTTATGAAAAAGAGCGTCATATTGCCGCCCCAATTACATTTCATATTCTCTTCAATAGCACAAGTATTGTCATGCTATTCCTAAGAAATTATTAA
- a CDS encoding CT253 family lipoprotein, whose translation MRKLLLLGFLGLLSMNLSSCSFSASGSYHPKLYTSGSKAKGVVAMLPVFYRSDKVSEALPWNLQTEFTQEISKRFLASDKLFLIKHNASPQTIAQFYSVIPQISLDALGSLLPAEFIVATEILDQKTVTDAFGNNSITASVRVRVFDIRHNKALMIYQEIIESSQVALAGANKDYHRYGWQTKHFEATPMGLMHQRLFREIVARVEGYVCANYS comes from the coding sequence ATGCGTAAACTCCTACTACTAGGTTTTTTGGGACTTCTGTCTATGAATTTATCTAGCTGTTCTTTTTCAGCTTCAGGAAGTTACCATCCTAAATTATATACCTCGGGAAGCAAGGCCAAAGGTGTTGTAGCCATGCTTCCCGTATTTTATCGTTCTGATAAAGTTTCTGAAGCTCTTCCTTGGAATTTACAAACGGAATTCACCCAAGAAATCAGTAAACGATTTCTCGCGTCGGATAAGCTTTTTCTTATTAAACATAATGCATCACCTCAAACCATTGCGCAATTTTATTCTGTAATTCCTCAAATCTCTTTGGACGCCTTAGGCTCCCTTCTTCCTGCAGAATTTATTGTAGCCACAGAAATTTTAGATCAAAAAACTGTGACAGATGCATTTGGAAATAATTCGATCACTGCTTCTGTACGTGTACGTGTTTTTGACATTCGTCATAATAAAGCATTGATGATCTATCAAGAAATCATTGAATCCAGCCAGGTAGCTCTAGCAGGCGCTAATAAAGATTATCATCGTTACGGATGGCAAACTAAGCATTTTGAAGCGACGCCTATGGGTCTTATGCACCAGCGACTATTTCGCGAAATCGTTGCTAGAGTCGAAGGCTATGTTTGTGCAAATTATTCGTAA
- a CDS encoding PP2C family protein-serine/threonine phosphatase, giving the protein MHKSVNFDYFGLSDIGMVRSRNEDFWQVNLTSQVVAIADGMGGHLGGDVASHEAIINLMEMIDAQQPQLVRFQDDQYRKTVRDILSKVNELIYDHSLMESHLRGMGTTLSCMQFLASKAWVFHVGDSRIYRLREEEFCCLTEDHSLANRLKHRYGLSQQLDKLYPYRHILTNVLGSRPHVVPDIRDITYEEKDLFLFCSDGLTNMVSDRDMRDILLSSSSLEESGNLLISLANSRGGVDNVTIVLVRIQ; this is encoded by the coding sequence ATGCATAAATCTGTAAATTTTGATTATTTTGGGTTGAGCGACATTGGAATGGTACGATCAAGGAATGAAGATTTCTGGCAGGTAAATCTTACATCTCAAGTAGTGGCTATTGCTGATGGTATGGGAGGGCATTTAGGAGGAGATGTTGCTTCTCATGAGGCTATTATAAATTTAATGGAGATGATAGATGCGCAACAGCCACAATTAGTCAGGTTTCAAGATGATCAGTATCGAAAGACGGTGCGAGACATTCTTTCAAAAGTTAATGAATTGATTTATGACCATAGTTTGATGGAATCTCATCTTCGTGGAATGGGAACAACATTGAGTTGTATGCAGTTTCTGGCAAGTAAAGCCTGGGTGTTTCATGTAGGGGATAGTCGTATTTATCGCTTGAGAGAAGAAGAATTTTGTTGTTTAACGGAAGATCATTCCTTAGCAAATCGATTGAAACATCGTTATGGCCTTTCGCAACAATTAGATAAGTTGTATCCTTACCGCCATATTTTGACTAATGTTTTAGGAAGTCGTCCTCACGTTGTTCCGGATATTCGAGATATTACTTATGAAGAAAAAGATTTGTTTCTTTTTTGCTCCGATGGTTTGACAAATATGGTTTCTGATAGGGATATGCGTGATATTTTATTGAGTTCTTCTTCTTTAGAGGAAAGCGGAAATTTATTGATTTCCCTTGCGAATAGTCGTGGTGGAGTCGATAATGTTACTATAGTGTTAGTCCGAATACAGTAG
- a CDS encoding cysteine desulfurase family protein has translation MIYLDNNATSFLEPGLLQFLQQLFSEGVYANPSSVHSAGKKAKKFLYDTSTLIQKVLSFSGQVLYTSGATESLNLAIANLPKGSHVVTSSMEHAAIIEPLKQADVSVSYIDPEPGRCVVSPQQILQAITPSTSAIILGWVNSEIGSKIDIASIATIARDHHVQFIVDATAIVGREAVHVPEGVSMLAFSGHKFHALSGIGVLLIAPGTKLSPVFFGGGQQGGLRSGTENFWGIASLFYIFSILETRQEEITTILIKYRNYFEKNIKERLPGVVIHCEDQVRVSNISSLAFPPLEGEVVQIALDMEGVACGYGTACSSGATTAFKSLVAMNVLQEIAVSTLRFSFSYLLSQEEIDLAIEKVVKVVTQLHEAW, from the coding sequence ATGATTTATTTGGATAATAATGCCACGTCTTTTCTTGAACCCGGTCTTCTTCAGTTTTTACAACAGTTATTTTCCGAAGGAGTGTATGCAAATCCCTCTAGCGTGCATAGTGCAGGGAAGAAAGCTAAGAAGTTTCTATATGATACCTCTACCTTGATTCAAAAGGTTCTTTCTTTTTCAGGACAAGTGCTCTATACTTCGGGTGCCACGGAAAGTTTAAATTTAGCTATAGCTAATCTTCCTAAGGGAAGCCACGTGGTTACATCCAGTATGGAACACGCTGCTATTATTGAGCCTTTAAAGCAAGCTGATGTATCCGTATCGTATATTGATCCTGAGCCCGGAAGATGTGTGGTTTCTCCGCAACAGATTTTGCAAGCCATCACTCCATCTACCTCAGCAATTATTTTAGGGTGGGTAAATAGTGAGATAGGATCGAAGATTGATATTGCATCTATCGCGACTATTGCTCGTGATCACCATGTGCAGTTTATTGTAGATGCAACGGCAATTGTTGGTAGAGAAGCCGTGCACGTTCCTGAGGGAGTTTCTATGCTGGCATTTAGTGGACATAAGTTTCATGCCCTTTCTGGCATTGGTGTTTTGCTTATTGCTCCCGGGACGAAGCTCTCTCCTGTATTTTTTGGTGGAGGGCAGCAAGGAGGCCTTCGCTCAGGAACAGAAAATTTCTGGGGAATTGCCTCTTTATTTTATATTTTTTCTATTTTAGAGACACGTCAAGAAGAGATTACAACAATCTTGATAAAGTACCGGAATTATTTTGAGAAGAACATAAAGGAGCGTCTTCCTGGGGTAGTGATTCATTGTGAAGATCAGGTACGTGTTAGCAATATATCTTCTTTAGCTTTCCCCCCTTTAGAAGGTGAGGTAGTACAAATTGCCTTAGATATGGAAGGAGTGGCCTGTGGTTATGGTACTGCATGTTCTTCAGGAGCGACTACTGCATTTAAATCCCTAGTTGCTATGAATGTGTTACAAGAGATAGCTGTGTCTACTTTGAGGTTTTCCTTTAGTTACCTATTGTCTCAGGAGGAAATCGACTTAGCAATAGAAAAAGTTGTTAAGGTGGTTACTCAGTTACACGAGGCTTGGTAA
- a CDS encoding CNNM domain-containing protein yields the protein MINSSIFWFGINLLCIILQGFYSMMEMACVSFNRVRLQYYLTKNHKKARYINFLIRRPYRLFGTVMLGVNISLQIGSESARNCYKVLGLSPDYAPITQIILVVIFAELLPLTISRKIPEKLALWGAPILYYSHYIVYPLIQFIGGLTESLYFLLKIKKEKLNSTLSRDEFQKALETHHEEQDFNVIATNIFSLSATSAEQVCQPLDQVVMLPSTANVKDLCRTIQNTDMDFVPVYHKERKNIIGIALPKDFVNKNLTDSLIHNLHSPWFITAKSKLIRILKEFRDNRSSVAVVLNASGEPIGILSLNAIFKILFNTSNIAQLKPKTISVIERTFPGNTPLKDIQKELGIELTHYGAETLAQLVLQLLDTPAEIGTSVITNNLLLEVKEISLYGIKSISIKNLLS from the coding sequence ATGATTAATTCTTCTATTTTTTGGTTTGGGATCAATCTTCTGTGTATTATCCTGCAAGGATTCTATTCCATGATGGAAATGGCTTGTGTTTCCTTCAATCGGGTACGTTTGCAATATTATCTAACAAAAAACCATAAAAAAGCTCGTTACATTAACTTTTTGATTCGCCGACCCTATCGTTTATTCGGCACAGTAATGCTTGGAGTTAATATTTCCCTGCAAATAGGCTCCGAATCTGCAAGAAATTGTTACAAAGTATTAGGATTATCTCCAGACTATGCTCCCATAACGCAAATTATTTTGGTGGTGATTTTTGCAGAATTACTTCCTTTAACAATATCCCGAAAAATCCCCGAGAAATTAGCTCTTTGGGGAGCACCAATTCTCTATTATTCTCATTATATCGTCTATCCATTAATTCAGTTTATTGGTGGACTCACTGAAAGTTTGTATTTCCTATTAAAAATAAAAAAAGAAAAGTTAAATTCTACTTTGAGTCGGGATGAATTCCAAAAAGCTTTAGAAACTCATCACGAAGAACAAGACTTCAATGTCATTGCAACCAATATCTTTTCCTTAAGTGCGACTTCAGCAGAACAAGTATGCCAGCCCTTAGATCAAGTTGTCATGCTCCCTTCTACAGCCAATGTAAAAGACTTATGTCGTACAATTCAAAATACCGACATGGACTTTGTTCCCGTATACCACAAAGAAAGGAAGAATATTATTGGAATTGCTCTACCTAAAGACTTTGTAAATAAAAACCTTACCGACTCTTTAATTCACAACTTACATTCCCCTTGGTTTATCACAGCTAAATCCAAGCTCATACGTATACTCAAAGAGTTTCGAGATAACCGTTCTAGCGTCGCTGTCGTTCTCAATGCTTCTGGGGAGCCTATAGGGATTTTAAGTTTAAATGCCATTTTTAAAATCCTTTTCAACACATCGAATATTGCACAGTTGAAACCGAAAACCATATCGGTAATCGAAAGAACATTTCCAGGAAATACTCCACTCAAAGATATCCAAAAAGAACTTGGGATTGAACTCACACATTATGGAGCTGAGACTCTTGCTCAGCTTGTTTTACAACTTTTAGATACCCCAGCAGAAATTGGCACTTCAGTGATTACGAATAATCTATTACTTGAGGTTAAAGAAATCTCCTTATATGGAATTAAAAGCATATCCATTAAAAACTTACTTTCCTAA
- a CDS encoding hemolysin family protein, whose amino-acid sequence MMPAVLIFFIILFTLCSGFISLSQIALFSLPTSLISHYKRSKYKKQQLVASLLSHPHHLLITLIFLDIGLNVGIQNCVAMLVGDQASWLLLVGLPLALTLFLGEILPKAVALPYNTQIASFVAPLILLFTRLLRPLLHWAISGINNVVHWILSTQKMDIIQPQQLKEVLQSCKDFGVVNQEESRLLYGYLSLSDCSVKERMKPRQDVLFYDIQTPISQLYALFSEQHCSRVPVCNDNLQNLLGICTAKALLLHGKPLQSSDDLLPLLNKPYYMPETISAKTALCHLAAEDETLGMIIDEYGSIEGLITQEDLFEIVSGEIIDQRSEKVLYTMSGKDVIIAAGTMELSDLSEIFNINLPTHNNSATLGGWLTEQMDSIPSTGTKLLWRNLMFQVLDAAPNRIRRVYIRKLHD is encoded by the coding sequence ATGATGCCTGCTGTATTAATCTTTTTCATCATATTGTTTACACTATGCTCGGGCTTCATTTCCCTATCACAAATAGCGCTTTTTTCTCTACCTACCTCGTTAATTTCCCATTACAAACGTTCGAAATATAAAAAACAGCAACTTGTCGCCTCTCTACTCTCTCATCCTCATCATTTATTAATTACATTGATTTTTCTTGATATTGGATTAAACGTTGGCATTCAGAACTGCGTGGCCATGCTAGTTGGAGATCAAGCTTCTTGGCTACTTCTTGTTGGCCTTCCTCTAGCATTAACACTATTCCTTGGGGAAATTTTGCCTAAAGCTGTTGCTCTACCTTATAACACACAAATTGCTTCTTTTGTTGCCCCACTTATTTTACTATTTACCAGGTTGCTTCGTCCTCTACTACATTGGGCAATTAGTGGTATTAACAATGTTGTACACTGGATACTTTCTACACAAAAAATGGACATTATTCAACCTCAGCAACTAAAAGAAGTCCTTCAAAGCTGTAAAGATTTCGGTGTTGTAAATCAAGAAGAAAGCCGTCTCCTCTATGGATACTTATCTCTGAGCGATTGCAGCGTTAAGGAACGAATGAAACCACGTCAAGATGTCCTTTTCTACGATATCCAAACCCCCATTAGCCAACTCTATGCTTTATTTTCTGAACAACATTGTTCCCGTGTTCCCGTATGCAATGATAATCTTCAAAATCTTTTAGGCATTTGTACAGCAAAAGCATTACTACTTCACGGTAAACCTCTACAATCTTCTGACGACCTTCTCCCACTACTTAATAAACCTTACTATATGCCAGAAACAATCTCAGCAAAAACAGCTTTATGCCACCTTGCAGCTGAAGATGAAACTTTAGGTATGATTATTGATGAATACGGTTCAATCGAAGGTTTGATTACTCAAGAAGATCTGTTTGAAATTGTTTCTGGTGAAATTATAGATCAACGAAGTGAAAAAGTTCTATATACAATGTCAGGGAAAGACGTTATTATTGCTGCAGGCACGATGGAACTTAGTGATCTAAGCGAAATTTTTAATATTAATCTCCCTACACATAATAATAGCGCTACCTTAGGAGGTTGGCTAACTGAGCAGATGGACTCTATTCCTAGTACAGGAACCAAACTCTTATGGAGGAATCTCATGTTCCAGGTCTTGGATGCTGCTCCCAATCGTATACGCAGAGTTTATATAAGGAAACTGCATGATTAA
- the dcd gene encoding dCTP deaminase, producing MSIKEDKWIRKMALAYGMIEPFVDRQINTHVETGEKLISYGLSSYGYDLRLSREFKVFTNVYNSLVDPKHFTENTFISITDDVCIIPPNSFALAHSVEYFRIPRNVLTMCIGKSTYARCGLIVNVTPFEPEWEGYVTIEISNTTPLPAKIYANEGIAQVLFFEADETCEVSYAERKGKYQKQQGITIPIV from the coding sequence ATGAGCATTAAAGAAGATAAATGGATTCGCAAAATGGCACTTGCTTATGGCATGATTGAGCCATTTGTTGATAGGCAAATAAATACCCATGTTGAAACTGGAGAAAAGCTAATTAGTTATGGCTTATCGAGCTATGGCTATGATTTACGTCTATCTCGAGAATTCAAAGTGTTTACCAATGTATATAATTCTCTTGTAGATCCTAAACATTTCACAGAAAATACCTTTATTTCTATCACAGACGATGTCTGTATCATTCCTCCTAATTCCTTTGCTCTCGCCCATAGCGTAGAGTATTTTCGTATTCCCAGGAATGTTCTTACGATGTGTATTGGTAAGTCTACCTATGCTCGCTGCGGGCTTATCGTAAACGTTACTCCATTCGAACCAGAATGGGAGGGCTATGTTACTATAGAAATTTCCAACACGACGCCTTTGCCTGCAAAAATTTATGCTAATGAAGGGATTGCTCAAGTTTTGTTCTTTGAAGCTGATGAAACTTGCGAAGTTTCTTATGCAGAAAGGAAGGGTAAGTATCAAAAACAACAGGGCATTACTATTCCTATTGTCTAA
- the ruvB gene encoding Holliday junction branch migration DNA helicase RuvB: protein MTHQVSVLHQDKKFDISLRPKGLKEFCGQTQLTERLELFLHAAMQRGEVPGHCLFFGPPGLGKTSLAHIIAFTLGKGFVVASGPQLVKPSDLLGLLTSLQEGDVFFIDEIHRMGKVAEEYLYSAMEDFKIDITIDSGPGARSVSVDLAPFSLVGATTRSGMLSEPLRARFAFTGRVSYYSDEDLTNILKRSAYLLGVDADTDALCEIARRSRGTPRLANNLLRWVRDFAQIREGNCINRVVAEKALAMLLIDDWGLNEIDVKLLTTIMDYYQGGPVGIKTLSVAVGEDIKTLEDVYEPFLILKGLLKKTSRGRMVTPLAYNHLKKRSDNLQSLGEEK, encoded by the coding sequence ATGACACATCAGGTATCCGTCTTACATCAAGATAAAAAGTTTGATATTTCTTTACGCCCTAAGGGGCTAAAAGAATTTTGCGGTCAAACACAGTTGACAGAGCGGTTAGAGTTATTTCTTCATGCCGCTATGCAACGAGGGGAAGTTCCTGGACATTGTCTTTTTTTTGGTCCTCCGGGTTTGGGGAAAACTTCTTTGGCACATATTATCGCTTTCACCCTAGGTAAAGGGTTTGTGGTTGCTTCTGGCCCGCAGCTAGTTAAACCATCTGATTTACTGGGATTATTAACGAGTCTTCAGGAAGGCGATGTCTTCTTTATTGATGAAATCCATCGTATGGGGAAAGTAGCTGAAGAATATTTGTACTCAGCAATGGAGGATTTTAAAATTGATATTACTATTGATTCTGGCCCAGGAGCGCGTTCTGTTTCAGTAGATTTAGCTCCTTTTAGTTTGGTAGGAGCGACAACACGTTCAGGAATGTTAAGTGAACCTTTGCGAGCACGGTTTGCTTTTACAGGCAGGGTGTCGTATTATTCAGATGAAGATTTGACAAACATTCTCAAACGTTCAGCGTATTTGTTAGGAGTCGATGCAGACACAGATGCTTTATGTGAGATTGCTCGTCGATCACGAGGCACTCCTCGATTAGCGAATAATCTTTTACGCTGGGTAAGAGATTTTGCTCAAATAAGAGAAGGGAATTGTATTAATCGTGTCGTAGCAGAAAAAGCTTTAGCTATGCTATTAATAGATGATTGGGGTTTAAATGAAATTGATGTTAAACTTCTCACTACAATAATGGATTATTATCAAGGTGGTCCTGTAGGAATTAAGACTTTATCCGTGGCTGTAGGTGAGGATATTAAAACTTTAGAAGATGTGTACGAGCCCTTTTTAATTTTAAAAGGCTTGTTGAAAAAAACTTCTCGAGGAAGAATGGTAACCCCGCTCGCCTACAATCACTTGAAAAAGCGTTCAGATAACTTACAGAGTTTAGGAGAAGAAAAGTGA
- a CDS encoding SpoIID/LytB domain-containing protein, whose protein sequence is MKIWKYVLLSLSLSIGASSYAEVKVSDAFVEQSMVSEPKIRVLLLDESTTALIEAKGPYRLYGDNVLLQTASQGLRCAAHALYGGVRWGENFSGVQCLKIEPIEDTALLFVNGLQYKGALYIYKTERNCIVITNELTVEEYLKSILSTKYLKELDKEALSACVILERTALYERLLSKNPQTFWHVTAEEDHYFGYGATKQFYGVEDAVDWTARLIVDNPEGLIIDADGLLQANVDRLAVEGYNARQILEKFYKNADFVVIESWSNDVADMS, encoded by the coding sequence GTGAAGATATGGAAGTATGTTCTTTTGAGTCTTTCCTTGAGTATAGGGGCTTCAAGTTACGCAGAAGTCAAAGTCTCCGATGCTTTTGTAGAACAATCTATGGTTTCTGAGCCTAAAATCCGCGTTCTCCTATTGGATGAAAGTACTACAGCTTTAATCGAAGCTAAAGGACCTTACCGCTTATATGGAGATAATGTATTGCTGCAAACAGCTTCACAAGGCTTGCGTTGTGCTGCTCATGCTCTTTATGGTGGAGTACGTTGGGGAGAAAATTTTTCTGGGGTGCAATGTTTAAAAATTGAGCCTATAGAAGATACGGCATTGCTATTTGTTAATGGATTACAATACAAAGGCGCTCTCTATATTTATAAAACAGAGAGAAATTGCATTGTAATCACAAATGAGTTGACTGTTGAAGAATATTTGAAATCCATTCTCTCTACAAAATATTTAAAAGAGTTAGATAAAGAAGCTTTGTCTGCTTGTGTTATTTTAGAGAGAACTGCTTTATATGAAAGACTTCTATCTAAAAATCCTCAAACATTTTGGCATGTCACTGCTGAGGAAGATCATTATTTTGGCTACGGAGCTACAAAGCAATTTTATGGCGTAGAAGATGCTGTAGATTGGACAGCAAGGCTAATTGTAGATAACCCTGAAGGATTAATTATAGATGCAGATGGTTTATTACAAGCAAATGTTGATCGGCTTGCTGTAGAAGGTTATAACGCACGCCAAATTCTTGAGAAGTTTTATAAGAATGCCGATTTTGTGGTTATAGAATCTTGGAGTAACGACGTAGCGGATATGAGTTAG
- a CDS encoding glycogen debranching protein encodes MYKIHVSPGAPSPLGATQLTSTHYRFALFSSHADRVVLALSDPQGHIHEIALSDRENRTGDIWHIEIDGISDQWSYAFRVCGPESTQEKFNFQKYLADPYAKNIHSPHTFLSEKTSKDYAFSYLKQEKFSWDGDRCLHLPKEDLIIYEMHVRSFTLASSSQVRHPGTFLGIIEKIPYLKKLGVTAIELLPIFEFDESSNPFRNSDFSSLCNYWGYASLNFFSPCRRYTYASDPCAPAREFKTLVKALHNAGIEIILDVVFNHTGMNDTLCSLPWIDRSSYYILDSQGQFCNYSGCGNTINTNHVPTTQWILDVLRYWVQEMHVDGFRFDLASVFSRDPKGNPISPSPILLAITYDPILANTKIIAEPWDAAGLYQVGYFPTLNSRWSEWNGSYRDTVRAFLNGNENLIGTFASRISGSQDLYAQGSPHNSINYICIHDGFTLHDTVAYNNKHNEDNGENNQDGTDANYSYNFGEEGATENPKILELRQRQMRNFFLTLFLSQGIPMWQSGDEYGHTAKGNNNRWALDTPANYFLWDQLEKHPHLMEFVSQAISFRKQHKELFNQGFLTPERISWLNSEAQPIQWQPSHYLAYELKYSRYSLFVAFNSGTTPMDIRLPKIREKFLPYQQVVNTTIGFAPQKILDKVTLDAFTIFVAISYAQ; translated from the coding sequence ATGTATAAAATTCATGTTTCCCCCGGTGCTCCATCACCTTTAGGAGCAACACAACTTACGTCTACACATTATCGTTTTGCTTTATTTTCATCCCATGCGGATCGCGTCGTTTTAGCTTTATCCGATCCTCAGGGGCATATACATGAAATTGCTTTATCCGATAGAGAAAATCGTACAGGAGATATATGGCATATCGAAATTGATGGAATTTCTGATCAATGGTCATACGCCTTTCGTGTTTGTGGTCCAGAAAGTACTCAAGAAAAATTCAACTTTCAGAAATATCTTGCCGATCCCTATGCGAAAAACATTCACTCCCCACACACATTCCTTTCTGAAAAAACATCAAAGGATTATGCCTTTAGTTATTTAAAACAGGAGAAATTTTCTTGGGATGGAGATCGTTGCCTTCATTTACCTAAAGAAGACCTTATCATTTACGAAATGCATGTACGTTCATTTACTTTAGCCTCTTCGTCACAAGTACGTCATCCCGGAACCTTTTTAGGAATTATTGAGAAAATCCCCTATCTAAAAAAATTAGGTGTTACCGCCATTGAGTTGCTTCCTATTTTTGAGTTTGATGAAAGTAGCAATCCATTTCGAAATTCTGATTTCTCTTCTCTTTGTAATTATTGGGGATATGCTTCTCTCAACTTTTTTTCTCCTTGTCGTCGTTATACCTATGCTTCTGATCCTTGTGCTCCTGCACGTGAATTTAAAACCCTTGTCAAAGCACTGCATAATGCAGGAATTGAGATTATCCTTGATGTTGTGTTTAATCACACAGGAATGAATGATACTCTTTGCTCCCTACCGTGGATAGATCGCTCTTCCTACTACATACTCGATTCTCAAGGCCAATTTTGTAACTATTCTGGTTGCGGGAATACAATCAATACCAACCATGTCCCCACAACACAGTGGATATTAGATGTTTTGCGTTATTGGGTACAAGAAATGCATGTGGATGGATTTCGTTTTGACTTAGCTTCAGTCTTTTCTCGCGATCCCAAAGGAAATCCTATTTCTCCTTCACCGATTTTATTAGCAATTACCTATGATCCAATTCTTGCGAACACAAAAATTATAGCAGAACCCTGGGATGCTGCAGGCTTATATCAAGTAGGATATTTTCCCACTCTTAATTCTCGATGGAGTGAATGGAATGGGTCCTACCGTGATACTGTGCGAGCTTTCTTGAATGGGAATGAAAATCTTATTGGCACTTTTGCCTCTCGTATCTCTGGATCCCAGGATCTTTATGCTCAGGGATCTCCGCACAATTCTATTAATTATATTTGCATTCACGATGGGTTTACTTTACATGACACTGTTGCTTATAATAATAAACACAATGAAGACAATGGAGAAAACAACCAAGACGGAACTGACGCCAACTATAGCTACAACTTTGGAGAAGAAGGGGCTACAGAAAACCCTAAAATTCTCGAGTTACGCCAACGCCAAATGCGGAATTTCTTTTTAACCCTTTTCTTATCCCAAGGTATTCCTATGTGGCAATCAGGAGATGAATACGGCCATACGGCAAAAGGAAATAATAATCGCTGGGCCTTAGATACACCTGCAAACTACTTTCTCTGGGATCAGTTAGAAAAACATCCCCACCTTATGGAGTTCGTTAGCCAAGCCATCAGCTTTAGAAAACAACATAAGGAACTCTTCAATCAAGGTTTCCTCACTCCTGAAAGGATCTCTTGGCTAAACTCTGAAGCACAACCTATACAATGGCAACCCAGTCACTATTTAGCTTACGAATTAAAGTACTCACGTTATAGCCTTTTCGTTGCTTTTAATTCAGGAACAACACCTATGGATATCAGGTTGCCTAAAATAAGAGAAAAGTTTCTTCCTTACCAACAAGTTGTCAATACAACAATAGGATTCGCACCACAAAAGATACTAGATAAGGTAACCTTAGATGCCTTTACGATCTTTGTAGCTATAAGTTATGCACAATAA